The proteins below are encoded in one region of Carassius auratus strain Wakin unplaced genomic scaffold, ASM336829v1 scaf_tig00215912, whole genome shotgun sequence:
- the LOC113096330 gene encoding SWI/SNF-related matrix-associated actin-dependent regulator of chromatin subfamily B member 1-A-like isoform X1, with amino-acid sequence MALSKTYGQKPIKFQLEEDGEFYMIGSEVGNYLRMFRGSLYKRYPSLSRRLATVEERKKIVASSHDHGYTTLATSVTLLKASEVEEIFEGHDEKYKAVSISTEPPAYLREQKAKRNSQWVPTLPNSSHHLDAVPCSTTINRNRLGRDKKRTFPLCFDDHDPAVIHENATQPEILVPIRLDMEIDGQKLRDAFTWNMNEKLMTPEMFAEILCDDLDLSPLTFVPAIASAIRQQIESYPTDSILDEQMDQRVIIKLNIHVGNISLVDQFEWDMSEKENSPETFALKLCSELGLGGEFVTTIAYSIRGQLSWHQRTYAFSENPLPTVEIAIRNTGDADQWCPLLETLTDAEMEKKIRDQDRNTRRMRRLANTAPAW; translated from the exons ATGGCGTTAAGCAAAACATACGGACAGAAACCTATTAAATTCCAGCTGGAGGAGGATGGAGAATTTTACATGATTGGATCAGAG GTGGGAAATTACTTGCGTATGTTCAGAGGGTCTTTATATAAGCGCTACCCATCTCTGTCAAGAAGACTAGCGACAGTAGAGGAGAGGAAGAAGATAGTAGCATCATCTCACG ATCACGGTTACACCACTTTAGCCACCAGTGTGACGCTGCTGAAGGCCTCCGAGGTCGAGGAGATCTTTGAGGGGCACGACGAGAAATACAAGGCTGTGTCCATCAGCACTGAACCTCCAGCCTATCTCAG GGAGCAGAAAGCCAAGAGGAACAGTCAGTGGGTGCCCACTCTTCCCAATAGTTCCCATCATTTGGACGCTGTGCCTTGCTCCACCACCATTAACCGCAATCGACTGGGACGGGACAAAAAAAGGACTTTCCCGCTCTG CTTTGACGATCATGACCCTGCAGTCATTCATGAGAATGCCACTCAGCCTGAGATCCTGGTGCCCATCCGTCTGGACATGGAGATTGACGGGCAGAAGCTGCGCGATGCTTTCACATGGAACATGAATG AGAAGCTAATGACTCCGGAGATGTTTGCTGAAATCCTTTGTGACGATCTGGATCTGAGCCCACTGACCTTTGTTCCAGCCATTGCCTCGGCCATCAGACAGCAGATAGAGTCCTACCCCACAGACAGCATACTGGATGAGCAGATGGACCAGAGAGTCATCATTAAG TTAAACATCCATGTCGGGAACATTTCTCTGGTGGACCAGTTTGAATGGGACATGTCTGAGAAGGAGAACTCTCCGGAGACATTTGCTCTGAAGCTGTGCTCCGAGCTGGGCCTGGGAGGAGAGTTTGTCACCACTATTGCATACAGCATTCGCGGTCAGCTCAGCTGGCATCAGAGGACCTACGCCTTCAG TGAGAATCCTCTCCCCACAGTGGAGATTGCCATCCGAAACACAGGTGATGCTGACCAATGGTGTCCACTGCTGGAGACACTGACAGATGCTGAGATGGAGAAGAAGATCAGGGACCAGGACAGAAACACAAG GCGAATGAGACGACTTGCAAACACAGCCCCAGCATGGTGA
- the LOC113096330 gene encoding SWI/SNF-related matrix-associated actin-dependent regulator of chromatin subfamily B member 1-A-like isoform X2 gives MALSKTYGQKPIKFQLEEDGEFYMIGSEVGNYLRMFRGSLYKRYPSLSRRLATVEERKKIVASSHATSVTLLKASEVEEIFEGHDEKYKAVSISTEPPAYLREQKAKRNSQWVPTLPNSSHHLDAVPCSTTINRNRLGRDKKRTFPLCFDDHDPAVIHENATQPEILVPIRLDMEIDGQKLRDAFTWNMNEKLMTPEMFAEILCDDLDLSPLTFVPAIASAIRQQIESYPTDSILDEQMDQRVIIKLNIHVGNISLVDQFEWDMSEKENSPETFALKLCSELGLGGEFVTTIAYSIRGQLSWHQRTYAFSENPLPTVEIAIRNTGDADQWCPLLETLTDAEMEKKIRDQDRNTRRMRRLANTAPAW, from the exons ATGGCGTTAAGCAAAACATACGGACAGAAACCTATTAAATTCCAGCTGGAGGAGGATGGAGAATTTTACATGATTGGATCAGAG GTGGGAAATTACTTGCGTATGTTCAGAGGGTCTTTATATAAGCGCTACCCATCTCTGTCAAGAAGACTAGCGACAGTAGAGGAGAGGAAGAAGATAGTAGCATCATCTCACG CCACCAGTGTGACGCTGCTGAAGGCCTCCGAGGTCGAGGAGATCTTTGAGGGGCACGACGAGAAATACAAGGCTGTGTCCATCAGCACTGAACCTCCAGCCTATCTCAG GGAGCAGAAAGCCAAGAGGAACAGTCAGTGGGTGCCCACTCTTCCCAATAGTTCCCATCATTTGGACGCTGTGCCTTGCTCCACCACCATTAACCGCAATCGACTGGGACGGGACAAAAAAAGGACTTTCCCGCTCTG CTTTGACGATCATGACCCTGCAGTCATTCATGAGAATGCCACTCAGCCTGAGATCCTGGTGCCCATCCGTCTGGACATGGAGATTGACGGGCAGAAGCTGCGCGATGCTTTCACATGGAACATGAATG AGAAGCTAATGACTCCGGAGATGTTTGCTGAAATCCTTTGTGACGATCTGGATCTGAGCCCACTGACCTTTGTTCCAGCCATTGCCTCGGCCATCAGACAGCAGATAGAGTCCTACCCCACAGACAGCATACTGGATGAGCAGATGGACCAGAGAGTCATCATTAAG TTAAACATCCATGTCGGGAACATTTCTCTGGTGGACCAGTTTGAATGGGACATGTCTGAGAAGGAGAACTCTCCGGAGACATTTGCTCTGAAGCTGTGCTCCGAGCTGGGCCTGGGAGGAGAGTTTGTCACCACTATTGCATACAGCATTCGCGGTCAGCTCAGCTGGCATCAGAGGACCTACGCCTTCAG TGAGAATCCTCTCCCCACAGTGGAGATTGCCATCCGAAACACAGGTGATGCTGACCAATGGTGTCCACTGCTGGAGACACTGACAGATGCTGAGATGGAGAAGAAGATCAGGGACCAGGACAGAAACACAAG GCGAATGAGACGACTTGCAAACACAGCCCCAGCATGGTGA
- the derl3 gene encoding derlin-3, with the protein MANSVTQEYMQIPAVTRAYTTACVLTTAAVQLELITPFQLYFNPDLILKKYQIWRLITNFLFFGPLGFSFLFNMIFLYRYCRMLEEGSFRGRTADFVYMFLFGGVLMTLFGLFANLFFLGQAFTIMLVYIWSRRNPYIRMNFFGLLNFQAPFLPWVLMGFSLLLGNSIVIDLLGIGVGHIYYFLEDVFPNQPGGRKLLTTPGIFRVLFDMPQEDPNYAPLPEDQSGISQNGQGEEDDGQGQNDEN; encoded by the exons ATGGCAAACAGCGTCACTCAAGAGTACATGCAGATCCCAGCCGTCACGCGAGCTTACACCACTGCATGCGTCCTGACAACTGCAGCTGTG CAATTGGAGCTCATCACACCGTTTCAACTCTATTTTAACCCTGACTTGATTTTAAAGAAATACCAG ATATGGCGACTGATCACAAACTTCTTGTTTTTTGGACCTCTTGGATTCAGCTTCTTGTTCAACATGATTTTTCT ATATCGTTACTGTCGAATGCTGGAGGAAGGCTCCTTCCGCGGTCGAACGGCAGATTTTGTCTATATGTTCCTGTTCGGTGGTGTTCTCATGACT CTTTTTGGTCTATTTGCCAACCTGTTCTTTTTAGGACAGGCTTTCACTATCATGCTGGTTTATATCTGGAGTAGAAGGAACCCTTATATCCGCATGAACTTCTTCGGCCTGCTCAACTTCCAGGCCCCATTCCTTCCCTGGGTGCTCATGGGATTCTCACTGTTACTGGGCAACTCCATTGTTATTGATCTCCTGG GGATTGGTGTAGGACACATCTACTACTTCCTGGAGGATGTATTTCCTAACCAGCCCGGAGGCAGAAAGCTTCTTACCACTCCAGGAATCTT TCGAGTTTTGTTTGACATGCCTCAAGAAGATCCAAATTATGCCCCTCTTCCAGAAGACCAGAGTGGGATATCCCAGAATGGACAAGGTGAAGAAGATGATGGGCAAGGTCAAAATGACGAAAACTGA